Genomic segment of Hylaeus volcanicus isolate JK05 chromosome 6, UHH_iyHylVolc1.0_haploid, whole genome shotgun sequence:
TTCGACTTGTTTCAGCGTTGTTTTTCCATTGGTATCAAAATGGTGCACAAAAAGTCACCTCGTTCTTGTTTCTACCATTGATTGTAACAGCTACGCAAATTACGATCTAACAAAAATAGATCGTAATGaaaatcgtaaataaaatgcagactaatatatttttgtacataaattaaagtatatgtaaatacCTCGTAAGTCCGTGAAATGGACAAGCATCATATTGAAACACAACGGTTTCGCCATCGGTGATGAGAAAAggagatatttaatatttatgtatttattgtacaattgAAGTAAcgttatatattaaatttactcaTGAACCGTACGaaatgtgttttatttatgctATAATTGATCCAACAGCGATTCGCCATCTTACCATCAAGATTTGTCTTTGATCTTTGCCGCTGCCTACATGTATATCGACCTTTGATAGATGGCGCTACTTTTCCTTCAATAAGTATCCGCACGTACTTTCATAGAGTATGATGTGAGAAATGTGTGAGCTTTGTGaataatttacgtaatttttgtaatattggCTTACACCAACATTGCTAAGACGGAAACGTTATTCTGTGTGATCTGACAAATGTGTATTCATAAACGTAAGCCGTTCAAGGTGTCAAAATTTTAGTACGTCAAAATTCAACATACTAAACGTGATAGTTATTGGTTAGAAATAACAGCggtcatttttgaaaatggaagTGATTCTTTGTCGAAGTACGAGATTCGCCACCACTTTAGGGCTTGGCTCAACGTTTGCgactaaaaatttgttggaatCAGTACGTTTCATTCAGTGCACAGATCCAAAGCGctggaaattcaaaattaccgGTATGTGAAAGTGGGGTTACGTCACATTGCTTTTAACATTATACTAAGCTTAGGTATTActgcaatttgttaaattacagAAAGGTATCCGCGTTACGGGAACTTGTCTTGCAACTATGTTCCAATTTTTAATCACATTGCCTCGCATCAACTACCATTTAGGTATAATAGCTTCAAAAATGGTGTTTCAATGGCACGTTACTGTGACTCGAAACAAACTTCGAAAGAAGGCATACAATCAGAATCACCAAAAAAGTTATCCTTACTTGCAAAGATGAAACAGATGACCAAGGATTATTGGCACATCTTAGTACCAGTGCATGTAGTTACTTCTATAGGTTGGGTTGCTATATTTTATGCAGCAATTAAGAAGTAGGCATAAGCATTAAATTCTATAGAATTATCACCATAATTTGGAGTATCATGCTATTctgcatatattttttcagtgGTGTGGATGTTGTACACTTGATGGAACTTATGAAATTTAGTCAGAAATATTTAGACATTATACAAAACTCTGGTGCAGGAATTTGGGCTTTAACGTATGCcctatacaaaatatttacacctCTCAGATATACTGTTACACTAGGTAATTAAATAGAAGTGATCATCTAGCTATGGTCTTATAAAAATTTGgcagttattattttaataataacctgaatatgtaatatataggACTTACAACAATGGCTATCAAACGGCTCATCAAATTAGGAATCGTTAAACCTTTACCATTTGGTAAACATCAATCGATATCCAAGGTATTACTCTACAAAGTACTCTTAATTGAGattaaacgaataaagtaTTGACATTGTTATTTATCCGAAATATTTGTGTTGTCCTTCTTACATGCATACATGATATAGCCTGCGTACGAAGCTCTGTGTaggttttattatattgtcaaaaattagaattctttCAACGtttctatcattttatatgttttccTTAGATCTTTAATCtactatattaatattcataaaatatgttGTTTTAACATGTTATAGACAGCAGAATCAAATAAATCTACGCATACAGACAAGACGGCATTTAAAGCGGAACCTCCGAAAACGTAGCGGGTATGGAACAGAATTGACTAATTTTTAACTGAATTTGATGTTtcgattttcataaaactCGAAACGGAAATGTACGAATGGATGTGCAATGCCTcttgtaaatgtataatattattgtattatgataaaaattacttgtaaaatattataccaaTGAAGTTCCCTTTGTGTCTCCTTTTTACCTTACGAatgaattaatacaaattaacgTTGGTCAGgtatattcttctttattgAACGGCCGTTTTCTTTTACATACCGTgcatacatttaaataaaattgtactttttatCTACAATACTCGCAGCTTAAACCTAACCTAGTCACATAGATATTGATTAACCTTGACATGTAGCAAATTTGTTGGCAGCACAAATTGTGCGTTGTAACGCCGTAAAATTATTCACGATAATGcaccaaattttatttgatatctCTATTTGTTCAAGCACGCGATTCTCATCATTTTGAGCTTCAGCGATAACATTCGTATAATTGTGAATCATTTCGTTAATTCCTGAGCAATATCGATAAATCTCAAGAGTGTTTCGAATGTTTTCGTACTAATGACCGATACCCAGTATATTGTCATAATAAATACTGTTAGCAAATATGATACATCGCGTATGTTACGATGTACTATCATCATAAAATTTCGGTATCGAACGTATCCAGAAATCTTAGGTCTCGATTATTGAGATCCATATACTACTGTCGACCTTTGTCGCAGTGGACACGTCACAGCATTATgattatgtatacatatatattttatgtacataaattaaagtaaaggaattatttcttaatgaCATTATTATGCTAATATATCACAGTTGCCTACGCAACTCGCTCATCCTAACGAGGCCACCGCGTTCGCGTGCAGTACCTTGGACAAATAAATAAGACcacatatattaaatataccaCTTACCTATATTAGTAGCTGTCAATGGAAACTTGTCACAAATAACGACAATATATTgctaaaaatatcaaatagaTCATCGATCGATCATGATATTAATTAGACCTGAATAATCTAGAGATGATCCCGATGGGCAGTGTAAGTATTTCGGTTCTGTAAATATCCAGTCTTGGTATATTATCCTAACCTCTTATTTAGAGGAACAATAAAGCTATAACTTTCGCAGACGCTGATTGATTAGAATGTAAATCGGTACCTgtcttttctattaatttataccgTATAAACCAATGGACAAGTTAGTTTCACCGCGGTAATCAAAGCTTCGTTCGGTCAATTAACGGATGACCGATACGTGCACAGTTCAGTTCTAAATATTCGGCGAAATGCTTAGATAATGGAACTCGCCTAACTTATCCCATAAATTGATAGCTAGCTGATACTGGCTGCGGTGCCCTAGGTTGCATGTGGGATATGCGTTGGATGTGGCACGCACGACACATAAGCCTACCATCGAGTGGGTAGCATCGTTTGTCCGGTTCGTCGGTTAATTGCATACCACAATCCTCGCAAACGTAACAATCCACGTGAAAATCTTTATCCATGGAAACAACCCTCACAGTCTCCTCGGTACCCTGGAAATTGAATAGCGTcaagaaaagttacaattcGCTCTATGATATCATATCATAATATTTGACATACTGAAGGCAACTTACCTCAACTGGAGTGATTCCCTTTCCGCAAGAAGCACATTTAGGGGCGAACATTCTATGGTAATCATTAAcgca
This window contains:
- the LOC128878287 gene encoding uncharacterized protein C18orf19 homolog A isoform X2; protein product: MEVILCRSTRFATTLGLGSTFATKNLLESVRFIQCTDPKRWKFKITERYPRYGNLSCNYVPIFNHIASHQLPFRYNSFKNGVSMARYCDSKQTSKEGIQSESPKKLSLLAKMKQMTKDYWHILVPVHVVTSIGWVAIFYAAIKNGVDVVHLMELMKFSQKYLDIIQNSGAGIWALTYALYKIFTPLRYTVTLGLTTMAIKRLIKLGIVKPLPFGKHQSISKPAYEALYSRIK
- the LOC128878287 gene encoding uncharacterized protein C18orf19 homolog A isoform X1, coding for MEVILCRSTRFATTLGLGSTFATKNLLESVRFIQCTDPKRWKFKITERYPRYGNLSCNYVPIFNHIASHQLPFRYNSFKNGVSMARYCDSKQTSKEGIQSESPKKLSLLAKMKQMTKDYWHILVPVHVVTSIGWVAIFYAAIKNGVDVVHLMELMKFSQKYLDIIQNSGAGIWALTYALYKIFTPLRYTVTLGLTTMAIKRLIKLGIVKPLPFGKHQSISKTAESNKSTHTDKTAFKAEPPKT